The Treponema succinifaciens DSM 2489 region AAGCGGCGTGTGGTGGATTTGATGATCACCACCATAGCCGCCACAAGCGACAGCTTGAACATCACATGGAAAATCTGACTGGCGGCACCCCTCCCGTCAGATACCTACCCTGTGTAGTCCCTTGTAAACTGTACTTTCTATTATACTATGACCTGCTTCCTTTAGGAATAGATGAATTGTAAACTGGCTGGAGTGAAACCGCTAATGACAGCCAGTGTTTGTTCTTTGTTTATCGGTCAAAGCGAAATTTGAACAGGGCGGCAATGAGCTGTTGCTTTATATGTTCCTCAACTTCGGCGTTGACTTTCCCGTGTACTTTGGAACAGTAGCGGATATATCCGGCATAGTGGGAAAGAATGGTGTCGATTGCGTCCGGGTCGCCCTCATGGGCTTTGACGATTGTTTCATAGGGGAGAAGTTTACTCATAGTCATTTCCCTCCATGAGCCGCCTTAACCGCTGCAAGGCAAGCCGGATATGCCGCCCCGCTGTGCTGCGTGTCCGGCCAATATGTACGCCGATCACTCGCTGCGGCTGGCGCAGGAAATAGTAACGAAAAATTTCTTCCTGCGTCTGCTCCGGCAAAAGGGCAAGGGCGGCGGCAAGCTCCGCATGATACAGAACGGCGGTCTGGCCGCAGGCGGTAAAAAGATATTCTTCAAGCTACTCCGGCTCGGCAAGCTGGACAAACTTTTCACTCATCAGATAATCAAGGGAAACTTCCCGTTCCCACCTCCGGCGCAGCTTCAAGATTTTATCTATGGCTGCGTGACGAATGACTACCTTGCAAAAGGCATTGAATGTGTACTGGATATGCACCTTGTAGGCTTCATCTTCGGTCATGGAAATTCCCCCTCTCTGAATAATAGTGCGGGGCGGCAGCACTCCTTGCTGTCGCTCCTTGACTGCCTAACTGCGAAACCGGGCGGGGCTGTCAACGGTGGGCGAAGCCCGTTCATCTTGACCGCCCGCTGGCTCGGCTGGCTTTGCTATTTACCCGACAAACTTGAATTTATTGTAAGGTATCACGTTTTACCTTCTTAAGCCTTACTATCATTACCATAGGAATTTCTTTGTTGGTTTTGAAACATTCTTCATAAAATCCATCAATGACAAATCCAGCTCTAAAACAAAGGTTAAAAATATCTTGTATGGAACGATGATAATAAATCTGCTCTTTCGGTTGCCCTTCAATCGCTATATCATAGTAACTGTGCGGTGTCATATATTTTTCAGTCAACGTGACAAAACAAGGGTGTTGCGTTGCAAAGACAAAAATTCCGCTTTCCTGCAACAGTTCATAAACAGCCATAAGAAGTGGTTCAATATCCGTAATATCCATAATTGCCATATTAGAAACTGCTTTAGTAAAGGCTCGATTTTTATATAAATCAAAATATAGTTTTTGACTATCTCTTTATAAGTTCTCATAAGCCGGTATAGCCTGTATTTACAGGCTTTCCGGCATTTTTCAAATCGGAAGAAGCTCTTATATATTCTCATTTCCCCTCATGTTTTCGCGTCCAAAAGTAGTAAATCAAGTAGTAAAACCTCTATCTACTACTAAGCAATCAGCCGTTCCATTTCTGCCATTGCACTATCAGAGGTAGCATGGGCGTAATAGTTCAGCGTCATGTTGATGTTGGAATGTCCCATGATATACTGCAATGCTTTCGGGTTCATTCCGGCGTTTGCTAAATTGGTACAGAACGTATGGCGTAGGGTATGGGGCGTTGTCACTTTCGGTAAGGCTTCCTCATGGCTTTTGTTGTACTTCTTCACAAGCCCCCGGAACATGGTTTCAAAGTTGACTGCTACTTTCGGTAGCCCGTTCCGGTTAAGGAATAAAAATCTGCTGTAACCGCCGACAATAAAATTGTCTGCCCGTCCCCTGTCATTCAGCACACGCTTGAACGCTTCATAGACTTTGGTACTCATTGGAATTTGTCTGATACCGCTTTTTGTCTTTGGCGTTTCAACATGATACCCAACTCCCGATACTTTCAAAAGCTGGTGGTCTACGTTGATTAGCTTATGCTCAAAGTCAATATCGCTTTCAGTCAGT contains the following coding sequences:
- a CDS encoding helix-turn-helix domain-containing protein, whose product is MSKLLPYETIVKAHEGDPDAIDTILSHYAGYIRYCSKVHGKVNAEVEEHIKQQLIAALFKFRFDR